In Pseudorasbora parva isolate DD20220531a chromosome 9, ASM2467924v1, whole genome shotgun sequence, the following proteins share a genomic window:
- the LOC137088859 gene encoding uncharacterized protein isoform X1 — protein sequence MAGFLFSKKMPGDSCVAAGEYTYKWSKKQTAQFIKMRAEKDYLFTGAKNSASVAWSTILEKMDLLGKVTPLQAKKKWENLKRKYKNCKCTVSGEGVSGKPNAATWPWFVLMDEVLGQRHSKTPPVLIASIPEDTPGPSSAAKDQDEEEPARAKRKRDRDDELIELIMEDIKFERETEERRAQESRERMNRLFSLLERLVEK from the exons ATGGCAGGATTTTTGTTTTCAAAGAAAATGCCGGGTGATAGTTGTGTGGCGGCTGGGGAGTACACTTATAAAT gGAGCAAGAAGCAGACAGCTCAATTTATAAAAATGAGGGCTgaaaaagattatttatttaccgGGGCCAAAAACTCGGCCAGTGTGGCTTGGAG TACAATTCTGGAAAAAATGGACCTGCTGGGGAAGGTCACTCCCTTGCAGGCCAAGAAAAAATGGGAGAACttaaaaagaaaatacaaa AATTGCAAGTGTACTGTGTCCGGTGAGGGAGTGAGTGGGAAACCCAATGCTGCAACTTGGCCATGGTTTGTCCTCATGGATGAAGTGTTGGGACAGAGGCATTCCAAAACCCCCCCTGTCCTAATTGCCTCTATCCCTGAGGACACACCAGGGCCAAGTTCAGCAGCGAAAGACCAAGATGAAGAGGAGCCAGCACGAGCCAAGAGAAAAAGAGACCGAGATGATGAGCTGATCGAGCTAATTATGGAGGACATAAAgtttgagagagagacagaggagaggagagcacAGGAGAGCAGGGAGAGAATGAACAGATTGTTTTCTCTTCTTGAGAGATTGGTcgagaaataa
- the LOC137088859 gene encoding uncharacterized protein isoform X2 produces the protein MPGDSCVAAGEYTYKWSKKQTAQFIKMRAEKDYLFTGAKNSASVAWSTILEKMDLLGKVTPLQAKKKWENLKRKYKNCKCTVSGEGVSGKPNAATWPWFVLMDEVLGQRHSKTPPVLIASIPEDTPGPSSAAKDQDEEEPARAKRKRDRDDELIELIMEDIKFERETEERRAQESRERMNRLFSLLERLVEK, from the exons ATGCCGGGTGATAGTTGTGTGGCGGCTGGGGAGTACACTTATAAAT gGAGCAAGAAGCAGACAGCTCAATTTATAAAAATGAGGGCTgaaaaagattatttatttaccgGGGCCAAAAACTCGGCCAGTGTGGCTTGGAG TACAATTCTGGAAAAAATGGACCTGCTGGGGAAGGTCACTCCCTTGCAGGCCAAGAAAAAATGGGAGAACttaaaaagaaaatacaaa AATTGCAAGTGTACTGTGTCCGGTGAGGGAGTGAGTGGGAAACCCAATGCTGCAACTTGGCCATGGTTTGTCCTCATGGATGAAGTGTTGGGACAGAGGCATTCCAAAACCCCCCCTGTCCTAATTGCCTCTATCCCTGAGGACACACCAGGGCCAAGTTCAGCAGCGAAAGACCAAGATGAAGAGGAGCCAGCACGAGCCAAGAGAAAAAGAGACCGAGATGATGAGCTGATCGAGCTAATTATGGAGGACATAAAgtttgagagagagacagaggagaggagagcacAGGAGAGCAGGGAGAGAATGAACAGATTGTTTTCTCTTCTTGAGAGATTGGTcgagaaataa